From the Cucurbita pepo subsp. pepo cultivar mu-cu-16 chromosome LG05, ASM280686v2, whole genome shotgun sequence genome, one window contains:
- the LOC111795734 gene encoding U-box domain-containing protein 27-like: protein MVKQNNLFITVPTHFRCPISLDLMKSPVSLATGVTYDRSSIQRWLDSGNNTCPATMQLLLSKDFVPNCNLKRLIQIWSHTLHFQFPLHDHHLGTNATPIRNHSHPSCSVSVSLSNLLCFAPPLEQNVEFLRTIHGLVPVLLDVLGGEGSCGDIECFELAVKVLDLVRCEIEDREEFMNSMLKSNRDCLRSLALVLQRGSTESRIGTARILEYVAINAESKTLIAENEGILSELIALIGVDKDMKLIESVLSCLIAISMPRRVKIRLVQLGVIKALTRLLLQRNAAVGVTEKVMRLLAAAAAVEEGRSEMCENGGECVGGMVRKVMKVSSAATEQAVTALWCICYLFREERALVAVAEAKGVEKILLVLQSECPAPVRQMGKDLLKILKVNSKSFTLSFYDTNSSYIMPF, encoded by the coding sequence ATGGTCAAGCAAAACAATCTCTTCATCACTGTTCCCACTCACTTCCGTTGCCCAATTTCTCTCGATCTCATGAAATCTCCAGTCAGTTTGGCCACCGGCGTCACCTACGACCGCTCCAGCATCCAGCGCTGGCTCGACTCCGGCAACAATACCTGTCCGGCTACTATGCAGCTCCTTCTCTCCAAGGATTTCGTTCCCAATTGCAATCTCAAGCGCCTTATTCAGATTTGGTCCCACACTCTCCACTTCCAATTTCCCCTCCATGATCATCATTTGGGGACGAATGCAACTCCGATTCGaaaccactctcacccatcttgctctgtttctgtttctctctctaacttaCTCTGTTTTGCACCACCATTGGAGCAGAACGTCGAGTTTCTCCGCACGATTCACGGCCTTGTCCCCGTGCTTCTCGATGTTCTTGGAGGGGAGGGTAGTTGTGGTGATATTGAATGTTTTGAATTGGCGGTTAAGGTTTTGGATTTGGTGAGATGCGAAATTGAGGATCGAGAGGAGTTTATGAACTCGATGCTGAAAAGCAATCGCGATTGTCTGAGATCTCTGGCTCTTGTTCTGCAGCGAGGGAGTACGGAATCGCGAATTGGAACGGCGAGGATTCTGGAGTACGTCGCCATTAACGCCGAATCGAAGACCCTAATCGCCGAGAACGAAGGGATTCTATCCGAACTGATAGCTCTAATCGGAGTAGACAAAGATATGAAGCTAATCGAATCGGTGCTATCGTGCTTAATCGCAATATCAATGCCGAGACGCGTGAAAATCAGACTGGTTCAGTTAGGGGTAATAAAAGCCCTAACGAGGCTACTGTTGCAGAGGAACGCCGCCGTGGGGGTAACGGAGAAGGTTATGAGGCTGTTGGCGGCAGCGGCAGCGGTGGAGGAAGGGCGGTCGGAGATGTGCGAAAACGGAGGCGAATGCGTGGGTGGAATGGTGAGGAAAGTGATGAAGGTGTCGAGTGCGGCGACGGAGCAGGCGGTGACGGCGCTGTGGTGCATATGCTATTTGTTCCGGGAGGAGAGGGCTTtggtggcggtggcggaggCAAAAGGGGTGGAGAAGATACTGCTGGTGCTGCAGAGCGAGTGCCCGGCGCCGGTGAGGCAAATGGGGAAAGATCTGCTAAAGATCCTGAAGGTTAATTCCAAGTCCTTCACCCTCTCGTTTTATGATACTAACAGTTCTTACATTATGCCATTTTGA
- the LOC111794372 gene encoding uncharacterized protein LOC111794372 isoform X1 has translation MHLKKLTPCLRFRCPLYPFCIFDSSPAAVLAVAASRSQPRRCPQQQPRRSFCSRSAKSRKVMAMRSAASVALRGLRRSFSSKSSNSVSTRASINQDATSDFVSDLAGMDGRTLRERMSNYMATIDINSQIGSCMPLSAMRIGTIIHNLEINPGQGGKLVRSAGTCAKILKEPTSRYCLVRLPSGTEKLIDSRCRATIGQVSNPSHGTRKLRKAGQSRWLGRRPVVRGVAMNPVDHPHGGGEGRSKSSGSFGKGSRTPWGKPTKSGYKTGPLKRKK, from the exons ATGCACTTGAAAAAATTAACCCCTTGCCTGCGTTTTCGTTGTCCTCTCTACCCTTTCTGCATCTTTGATTCTTCGCCGGCAGCAGTCCTCGCCGTCGCAGCTTCTCGTTCTCAGCCTCGCCGTTGTCCGCAGCAGCAGCCTCGTCGGTCGTTTTGTAGCAGAAGCGCT AAATCCAGAAAGGTCATGGCTATGAGATCCGCGGCCTCGGTCGCTCTTCGGGGCCTCAGGAGGAGCTTCTCTTCCAAAAGTTCGAATTCAGTTTCGACTCGGGCTTCCATCAATCAGGACGCCACCTCCGACTTCGTTTCTG aTCTAGCTGGGATGGATGGTCGTACATTACGTGAGCGAATGTCGAACTACATGGCTACTATCGACATCAATTCACAAATTGGAAGCTGCATGCCACTTTCTGCAATGCGCATCGGTACAATTATCCACAACCTTGAGATAAATCCAGGTCAAGGTGGGAAACTCGTCCGATCAGCAGGAACATGTGCAAAGATATTGAAAGAGCCAACGTCAAGATACTGCTTGGTGAGACTCCCTTCCGGTACAGAGAAGTTGATCGACTCAAGGTGCAGGGCTACCATTGGTCAGGTGTCTAACCCAAGCCATGGAACCCGGAAACTGAGAAAAGCAGGACAAAGCCGGTGGTTGGGTCGACGTCCAGTGGTTCGAGGAGTAGCAATGAACCCAGTCGATCATCCTCATGGAGGAGGTGAGGGTAGGAGCAAGAGTAGTGGGAGCTTTGGAAAGGGGTCTCGCACACCCTGGGGAAAGCCAACCAAGTCAGGCTACAAGACTGGACCTCTCAAGCGCAAAAAGTAG
- the LOC111794372 gene encoding uncharacterized protein LOC111794372 isoform X2, with product MAMRSAASVALRGLRRSFSSKSSNSVSTRASINQDATSDFVSDLAGMDGRTLRERMSNYMATIDINSQIGSCMPLSAMRIGTIIHNLEINPGQGGKLVRSAGTCAKILKEPTSRYCLVRLPSGTEKLIDSRCRATIGQVSNPSHGTRKLRKAGQSRWLGRRPVVRGVAMNPVDHPHGGGEGRSKSSGSFGKGSRTPWGKPTKSGYKTGPLKRKK from the exons ATGGCTATGAGATCCGCGGCCTCGGTCGCTCTTCGGGGCCTCAGGAGGAGCTTCTCTTCCAAAAGTTCGAATTCAGTTTCGACTCGGGCTTCCATCAATCAGGACGCCACCTCCGACTTCGTTTCTG aTCTAGCTGGGATGGATGGTCGTACATTACGTGAGCGAATGTCGAACTACATGGCTACTATCGACATCAATTCACAAATTGGAAGCTGCATGCCACTTTCTGCAATGCGCATCGGTACAATTATCCACAACCTTGAGATAAATCCAGGTCAAGGTGGGAAACTCGTCCGATCAGCAGGAACATGTGCAAAGATATTGAAAGAGCCAACGTCAAGATACTGCTTGGTGAGACTCCCTTCCGGTACAGAGAAGTTGATCGACTCAAGGTGCAGGGCTACCATTGGTCAGGTGTCTAACCCAAGCCATGGAACCCGGAAACTGAGAAAAGCAGGACAAAGCCGGTGGTTGGGTCGACGTCCAGTGGTTCGAGGAGTAGCAATGAACCCAGTCGATCATCCTCATGGAGGAGGTGAGGGTAGGAGCAAGAGTAGTGGGAGCTTTGGAAAGGGGTCTCGCACACCCTGGGGAAAGCCAACCAAGTCAGGCTACAAGACTGGACCTCTCAAGCGCAAAAAGTAG